The proteins below come from a single Stomoxys calcitrans chromosome 1, idStoCalc2.1, whole genome shotgun sequence genomic window:
- the LOC106094196 gene encoding cuticle protein 38, whose translation MFKLIAVFSALFAVASAGYLGGYGHGLAYSAPAYSAPAYTASYHAVAAPVVHSAPIIKSYAAPVAVAAPIVKTYAAPVAVAAPVIKTYAAPVATSYANTYKVSAKAIPVVHAAPAVVAAPVYKSYAAPAVVAAPAYGYGYHHGLASYGHSVYHHNQIKNSHNKMFKLIAVFSALFAVASAGYLGHGLALTAPAYSASYHGVAAPVYKSYAAPIVHAAPVVHAAPVIKTYAAPVATSYANTYKVSAKAIPVVHAAPAVVAAPVYKTYAAPAVVAAPAYGYGYHHGLASYGHSVYHH comes from the exons atgttcaaattg ATTGCTGTTTTCTCTGCTCTCTTCGCCGTTGCCTCAGCCGGCTATTTGGGAGGTTATGGTCATGGTTTGGCTTATTCTGCACCCGCTTATTCTGCCCCCGCTTATACAGCCTCCTATCATGCTGTCGCGGCACCCGTAGTCCATTCAGCTCCTATTATTAAATCTTATGCTGCCCCTGTTGCAGTGGCCGCGCCCATTGTGAAAACCTATGCTGCTCCTGTGGCAGTAGCTGCTCCTGTCATCAAAACCTATGCCGCTCCAGTGGCCACCTCATATGCCAATACTTATAAGGTATCCGCTAAGGCCATTCCTGTAGTACATGCCGCCCCAGCAGTGGTTGCCGCACCAGTCTACAAATCATATGCCGCCCCCGCTGTTGTAGCTGCTCCCGCCTACGGCTATGGTTATCATCATGGTCTAGCCAGTTATGGTCACTCTGTCTATCATCAT aaccaaattaaaaattcccacaacaaaatgtttaaattg ATTGCTGTCTTCTCTGCTCTCTTCGCTGTCGCCTCAGCTGGCTATCTGGGTCATGGTTTAGCTTTAACTGCTCCCGCCTATAGTGCTTCCTACCATGGTGTAGCAGCTCCTGTCTACAAATCCTATGCTGCTCCCATAGTACATGCAGCACCTGTTGTACATGCTGCTCCAGTCATTAAAACCTATGCTGCTCCCGTGGCTACCTCCTATGCCAATACCTACAAGGTTTCCGCTAAAGCTATTCCTGTGGTACATGCTGCCCCCGCCGTTGTTGCTGCTCCAGTTTATAAGACTTATGCTGCCCCCGCAGTGGTTGCTGCTCCCGCCTATGGTTATGGTTATCATCATGGTCTTGCCAGTTATGGTCACTCGGTTTATCATCATTAA